In Zingiber officinale cultivar Zhangliang chromosome 6A, Zo_v1.1, whole genome shotgun sequence, a single genomic region encodes these proteins:
- the LOC121998424 gene encoding pentatricopeptide repeat-containing protein At2g06000-like, which produces MLSHAPLHHSVSYCRCRLRRILLLLACPAHRRLFTASDPSPDPSDLWIAKIVSTIFRLAPTPAAAEARLSPLRPVLSPSVVLAALRRLRDPLSALGLLYLSRSDLGVVHLPQAFTFLISCLCRSGLQDDALKLFDEMASEGHTVDGSFVEFLANSCIEAGKFDLATGFLAAVSKYGYRLQAYTFNKLLTLLVREERVSDAVLLLRQHLGFQFLSIDTCSFNILIKGLSRVGDMDTALEVFNQMQSFGYVPDIITYNILIDGLCRADQVDNGHKILQKVRSDSASVPNVVTYTSVISGYCKIGKMEEAYQVFDEMIGAGIKPSRITYNVLINGYGKMGNMPSAISLYERMLVCGCPPDVVTFTSLIDGYCRSGLLNDAMKLWDEMNQRELKPNAYTFSVVIHCLCRKNKVGDARNLLKVLNGRRDVVPRAFIYNPVIHGLCKVGNIDEANSVLLEMEERSCTPDKYTYTILIIGHCMKGRMFEAIAIFQKMVNSGCTPDSITVDSLISCLLKAGIPHEINKIKSFASGRGSNFEIPNLQDIHSSIGKNMDISVAI; this is translated from the coding sequence ATGCTCTCACACGCCCCGCTCCACCATTCCGTGAGCTACTGCCGCTGCCGCCTCCGCCGCATCCTCCTCCTACTCGCCTGCCCCGCCCACCGCCGCCTGTTCACCGCCTCTGACCCCAGCCCCGACCCTTCCGATCTCTGGATAGCCAAGATAGTCTCTACCATCTTCCGCCTCGCCCCTACTCCCGCCGCGGCCGAAGCCCGCCTCTCCCCCCTTCGCCCAGTGCTATCCCCCTCCGTCGTCCTCGCCGCCCTGCGTCGCCTCCGCGATCCTCTATCCGCCCTTGGACTCTTATACCTTAGCCGCTCCGATCTCGGCGTCGTCCACCTTCCCCAAGCTTTTACATTCCTGATCTCCTGCCTCTGCCGGTCCGGCCTCCAAGATGACGCTTTGAAGTTGTTCGATGAAATGGCGAGCGAGGGCCACACTGTGGATGGCTCCTTCGTGGAGTTTCTGGCTAATTCCTGTATCGAGGCCGGTAAATTCGACCTTGCCACTGGTTTTCTTGCTGCAGTTTCCAAATACGGATACCGCTTGCAAGCCTACACCTTCAACAAGCTCCTAACTCTTTTAGTAAGGGAAGAACGAGTTAGTGATGCCGTTCTTCTTCTGAGACAGCATTTAGGCTTTCAGTTTCTATCCATTGATACATGTAGCTTCAATATACTCATAAAGGGTCTTAGTAGAGTAGGTGACATGGATACTGCATTAGAGGTTTTCAACCAGATGCAGAGCTTTGGCTACGTGCCAGATATTATTACCTATAACATTCTTATTGATGGGCTCTGTCGAGCCGATCAGGTTGATAATGGACACAAGATTTTGCAGAAAGTCCGATCGGATAGTGCATCGGTGCCAAATGTGGTCACATACACATCTGTCATTTCTGGTTATTGCAAAATCGGCAAGATGGAAGAGGCATATCAGGTTTTTGATGAGATGATTGGTGCTGGAATCAAACCTAGCAGGATAACATACAATGTTCTTATCAATGGTTATGGTAAGATGGGGAATATGCCATCTGCTATTTCTTTGTATGAGAGAATGTTAGTTTGTGGTTGCCCTCCAGATGTTGTTACTTTTACTTCATTGATTGATGGGTATTGCCGAAGTGGACTGCTCAATGATGCAATGAAGCTCTGGGATGAGATGAATCAGAGGGAACTAAAGCCTAACGCATACACCTTTTCTGTTGTTATACATTGTTTGTGCAGGAAGAACAAGGTGGGTGATGCCAGAAATCTTCTGAAGGTACTGAATGGCAGGAGAGATGTTGTGCCACGAGCCTTCATTTACAACCCTGTCATTCATGGGCTTTGTAAGGTCGGCAACATAGACGAGGCCAATTCAGTTCTACTAGAAATGGAGGAAAGGAGTTGCACTCCAGACAAATATACTTACACTATACTTATCATTGGACACTGCATGAAGGGAAGAATGTTTGAAGCCATAGCCATTTTCCAGAAAATGGTTAATTCAGGATGTACTCCGGATAGCATAACAGTTGATTCTTTAATATCATGTCTTTTAAAGGCTGGGATTCCCCATGAAATCAACAAGATAAAGTCTTTTGCCTCTGGAAGGGGttcaaattttgaaataccaaatctTCAGGACATTCATTCATCCATTGGTAAAAACATGGATATTTCAGTGGCTATTTAA
- the LOC121998422 gene encoding serine/threonine-protein kinase RIPK-like → MSSNPWGSLLASCCGIGCGAASGARPRKLRSGSDSWDGSSGGFSAEDLSLTLAGSNLHVFSMAELKAATGNFSAANFLGSGGFGPVYRGIVDGGLRPQEVAVKSLDLDGLQGHREWLAEVMILGQLRHPHLVKLIGYCCEDEHRMLVYEFMPRGSLESHLFKGLLVSLTWERRLKIAVGAAKGLAFLHHADKPIIYRDFKASNILVDLEYTAKLSDFGLAKDGPQGDESHVSTRVMGTHGYAAPEYVLTGHLTAKSDVYSFGVVLLELIAGRRCVDKTRPNRQMNLVDWAKPYLIDPDKLGRVMDPKLDGVYSTKGAREAARVAYNCLGTKPKLRPNMRVVVQTLEPLMDLRDLPVGPFVYVAPIEEDEEKERKREEEEEMEFKGGGVKHGDLNRRHKQRFPNSMIHSDIAMHRDGATLYRYSRLCRSLRQKQERGA, encoded by the exons ATGTCCAGCAATCCGTGGGGGTCTCTGCTAGCGAGCTGCTGCGGGATTGGCTGCGGCGCCGCCTCGGGAGCGCGGCCGAGGAAGCTCCGGAGCGGGTCGGACTCGTGGGACGGGAGCAGCGGCGGCTTCTCGGCTGAGGATCTGTCGCTGACCCTCGCCGGCTCGAACCTGCACGTGTTTTCCATGGCGGAGCTGAAGGCCGCCACCGGGAACTTCTCGGCAGCGAACTTCCTGGGCTCCGGCGGGTTCGGGCCGGTCTACCGGGGAATCGTCGACGGCGGGCTCAGGCCGCAGGAGGTCGCCGTCAAGTCGCTCGACTTGGACGGCCTGCAGGGCCACCGGGAGTGGCTG GCGGAGGTGATGATTCTGGGGCAGTTGAGGCATCCCCATCTCGTTAAACTGATCGGCTACTGCTGCGAAGACGAGCACAGGATGTTAGTTTATGAGTTCATGCCTCGGGGAAGCCTGGAAAGTCATCTCTTCAAAG GGCTGCTTGTTTCGTTGACGTGGGAACGAAGGTTGAAGATAGCAGTGGGCGCAGCCAAAGGCCTCGCCTTCCTCCATCACGCCGACAAGCCAATCATCTACAGAGATTTCAAGGCATCCAACATTCTAGTCGATTTG GAGTACACAGCCAAGCTGTCAGATTTCGGGCTGGCGAAGGATGGACCTCAGGGGGATGAATCTCACGTGAGCACGCGCGTGATGGGCACGCACGGCTACGCCGCGCCCGAATACGTTTTAACTG GGCACCTCACTGCGAAGAGTGATGTTTATAGCTTTGGTGTTGTGCTGCTCGAGCTAATTGCTGGGCGGCGATGCGTGGATAAAACCCGACCGAATCGGCAAATGAACCTAGTCGATTGGGCTAAGCCTTATCTCATCGACCCCGACAAGCTAGGCCGAGTTATGGACCCGAAGCTGGATGGAGTCTACTCCACCAAAGGAGCCCGAGAGGCTGCAAGAGTAGCCTACAATTGCCTCGGCACCAAGCCTAAATTGAGGCCTAACATGAGAGTCGTGGTGCAGACATTGGAGCCGCTCATGGATCTACGCGATCTGCCCGTGGGGCCATTTGTCTACGTGGCACCGATCGAGGAGGATgaggaaaaagaaaggaaaagagaagaagaagaagagatggaGTTTAAGGGTGGAGGGGTGAAACATGGCGATCTCAATCGGAGACACAAGCAACGGTTTCCCAACTCGATGATTCATTCCGATATTGCGATGCACAGAGATGGCGCTACTTTGTACCGCTACTCTCGGTTGTGTAGGTCACTGAGGCAAAAACAGGAACGAGGAGCTTGA
- the LOC121998423 gene encoding chromatin remodeling protein EBS-like isoform X2: protein MAKTKPGKKDLDSYTIKGTNKVVKVCDCVLLRPSESDKPPYVARVEKIEADHRNNVRVKVRWYYRPEESMGGRRQFHGAKELFLSDHYDVQSAHTIEGKCVVHSFKNYTKLENVGAEDYFCRFEYKAATGAFTPDRVAVYCKCEMPYNPDDLMVQCDGCKDCFYLSTRYAEVNK from the exons ATGGCCAAGACCAAACCGGGGAAGAAGGACCTCGATTCCTACACCATCAAAGGCACCAACAAGGTCGTCAAAG TCTGCGACTGCGTTTTGCTCCGGCCGTCGGAGTCGGACAAGCCGCCGTACGTGGCGCGGGTGGAGAAGATCGAGGCCGACCACCGAAACAACGTGCGGGTGAAGGTTCGGTGGTACTACCGACCTGAGGAATCCATGGGCGGCCGCCGGCAGTTCCATGGCGCCAAGGAGCTTTTCCTCTCCGACCACTATGACGTGCAGAGTGCACACACCATCGAGGGTAAGTGTGTTGTCCACTCCTTCAAAAATTACACCAAGTTGGAGAATGTCGGTGCTGAGGATTACTTCTGCCGCTTCGAGTACAAGGCTGCCACCGGGGCCTTCACTCCTGATCGTGTTGCTGT ATACTGCAAATGCGAGATGCCTTACAACCCTGATGATCTGATGGTTCAATGTGACGGATGCAAGGATTG TTTCTATCTTTCTACGCGCTATGCAGAGGtgaataaataa
- the LOC121998423 gene encoding chromatin remodeling protein EBS-like isoform X1 — MAKTKPGKKDLDSYTIKGTNKVVKVCDCVLLRPSESDKPPYVARVEKIEADHRNNVRVKVRWYYRPEESMGGRRQFHGAKELFLSDHYDVQSAHTIEGKCVVHSFKNYTKLENVGAEDYFCRFEYKAATGAFTPDRVAVYCKCEMPYNPDDLMVQCDGCKDWFHPSCAGMSIEQAKKLEHFLCADCSSESDAKRSANGFPASPVSEPKAESKRRKR; from the exons ATGGCCAAGACCAAACCGGGGAAGAAGGACCTCGATTCCTACACCATCAAAGGCACCAACAAGGTCGTCAAAG TCTGCGACTGCGTTTTGCTCCGGCCGTCGGAGTCGGACAAGCCGCCGTACGTGGCGCGGGTGGAGAAGATCGAGGCCGACCACCGAAACAACGTGCGGGTGAAGGTTCGGTGGTACTACCGACCTGAGGAATCCATGGGCGGCCGCCGGCAGTTCCATGGCGCCAAGGAGCTTTTCCTCTCCGACCACTATGACGTGCAGAGTGCACACACCATCGAGGGTAAGTGTGTTGTCCACTCCTTCAAAAATTACACCAAGTTGGAGAATGTCGGTGCTGAGGATTACTTCTGCCGCTTCGAGTACAAGGCTGCCACCGGGGCCTTCACTCCTGATCGTGTTGCTGT ATACTGCAAATGCGAGATGCCTTACAACCCTGATGATCTGATGGTTCAATGTGACGGATGCAAGGATTG GTTCCATCCATCTTGCGCGGGCATGAGTATTGAACAAGCAAAAAAATTGGAACACTTTCTGTGTGCAGACTGTAGCTCTGAAAGTGATGCAAAAAGATCCGCAAATGGTTTTCCAGCTTCACCAGTCTCTGAACCTAAG GCTGAATCTAAGAGGAGGAAGAGGTAA
- the LOC121998421 gene encoding uncharacterized protein LOC121998421, which translates to MVAVVFSPLSSLWPLLWLGFALAFGLGGSPAATFKVPFRVGDVLPILPHQISWPVMNNLHSAVDLLPSYVGSVVPDAAAVGWKGACFFENEARLEFIEHGEGSDNESSNSGAILRLKTDAAHSWTCMDLYVFATPYRITWDYYFSAREHTLMIKSWEDAAEMEYVKQHGISVFLMPSGMLGTLLSLVDVLPLFSNTGWGQNANLAFLEKHMDATFEQRSQPHQATIRVEDIHSGDFLAVSKIRGRWGGFETLEKWVTGAFAGHTAVCLKDEVGNLWVGESGHENEKGEEIIVVIPWDEWWDLALKDNSNPQIALLPLHPDLRAKFNETAAWAYARGMSGKPYGYHNMIFSWIDTISDNYPPPLDANLVMSVMSMWTRLQPAYAANMWNEALNKRLGTEGLEFHDIIVETERRGMTFDQLLTMPEQDDWVYSDGKSTTCVAFILEMYKEAGIFGPLANSIQVTEFTIRDAYMLNIYENNQTRLPSWCNSQEEKLPFCQILGDYRMELPEYNTIDPYANMNENCPSLPPTYIRPSSC; encoded by the exons ATGGTGGCGGTCGTCTTTTCCCCCCTGTCGTCGCTTTGGCCGCTCCTATGGCTAGGGTTCGCGTTAGCATTCGGGTTGGGCGGCTCGCCGGCGGCCACCTTCAAGGTCCCCTTCCGCGTCGGCGACGTGCTTCCGATCCTCCCCCACCAAATATCCTGGCCGGTTATGAATAACCTGCACAGCGCCGTCGACCTCCTACCGTCCTATGTCGGATCCGTCGTCCCCGATGCTGCGGCCGTCGGCTGGAAAGGCGCCTGCTTCTTTGAGAACGAGGCGCGACTTGAATTCATCGAGCATGGGGAAGGCAGTGACAATGAGAGCAGCAACAGCGGCGCAATTCTACGTCTCAAG ACCGATGCAGCACATAGCTGGACATGTATGGATCTCTATGTATTCGCAACACCATACAGGATAACGTGGGATTATTATTTCTCAGCACGGGAACACACACTAATGATAAAGTCATGGGAAGATGCAGCAGAAATGGAATAT GTTAAACAACATGGTATATCTGTATTTCTCATGCCCTCCGGAATGCTTGGGACTTTGCTATCTTTGGTTGATGTTTTGCCTCTCTTTTCCAACACTGGCTGGGGCCAGAATGCTAATTTAGCATTCTTGGAGAAACATATGGATGCCACCTTTGAGCAACGTTCTCAACCTCATCAGGCTACAATTCGAGTAGAGGATATCCATTCAGGTGATTTCCTAGCAGTTTCAAAGATCCGCGGTCGCTGGGGAGGTTTTGAGACATTAGAAAAATGGGTGACTGGTGCATTCGCTGGGCATACAGCAGTTTGCTTAAAGGATGAAGTGGGTAATCTCTGGGTTGGAGAATCTGGACATGAGAATGAGAAG GGAGAGGAGATTATTGTGGTGATTCCATGGGATGAGTGGTGGGACTTGGCACTGAAGGATAATTCTAACCCTCAAATAGCGTTGCTGCCTTTGCATCCAGACTTGCGTGCAAAATTCAATGAAACAGCAGCATGGGCTTATGCTAGGGGCATGTCCGGAAAACCCTATGGGTATCACAACATGATATTTAGCTGGATCGATACCATATCTGATAATTATCCACCTCCCCTTGATGCTAATTTG GTAATGTCCGTTATGTCCATGTGGACTAGGTTGCAACCTGCTTATGCTGCTAATATGTGGAATGAAGCCCTCAACAAGCGACTTGGGACAGAG GGGTTGGAGTTCCACGATATTATCGTTGAAACTGAACGGCGTGGAATGACCTTCGATCAGTTGCTCACCATGCCCGAACAAGACGACTGGGTTTACAGTGATGGAAAATCTACAACTTGTGTCGCTTTTATTCTGGAAATGTACAAGGAGGCTGGAATATTTGGCCCTCTAGCCAACTCCATACAAGTTACTGAATTCACT ATTCGCGATGCTTACATGCTTAACATATATGAGAACAACCAGACGCGATTACCAAGCTGGTGCAATTCACAGGAGGAAAAGCTTCCTTTCTGCCAGATACTAGGGGATTACAGAATGGAGCTGCCTGAATACAACACTATTGACCCTTACGCGAATATGAACGAAAACTGCCCCTCCTTGCCTCCAACTTACATTCGACCCTCAAGTTGTTGA